A genome region from Drosophila simulans strain w501 chromosome 2R, Prin_Dsim_3.1, whole genome shotgun sequence includes the following:
- the LOC6734581 gene encoding DNA-directed RNA polymerases I, II, and III subunit RPABC4 → MSETSSKDNVKTAMTYICGECHHENEMRPRDPIRCRECGYRIMYKKRTKRLVVFDAR, encoded by the exons ATGTCGGAAACTAGCTCTAAGGATAATGTGAAAACGGCAATGACCTATATTTGTGGAG aaTGCCATCATGAAAACGAGATGCGGCCCAGGGATCCGATTCGTTGTCGCGAGTGTGGATATCGTATCATGTACAAAAAGCGCACCAAGCGTC ttgTTGTCTTTGATGCCCGTTAA
- the LOC6734582 gene encoding zinc finger protein 91, producing MSWPGKLLVTYENFTTDLPVLSIDKKPYGCPASCHCKCKCCRGFREKYVAFNGEGDTIFGTDFSSELCEDVQKIMRFRSSDVLLLLRTAQLRANFWTNEYFKADLQDDFQAIFDAFEDKNRKVQLEKIAAILDTVSTGYRRSVSQLTGQEAQGALRPKIAALFLPGLRCDCYKCENLPWKKLQDLEDHQRTHRYSDNFHCQICYRRFYLQHSLTSHIIRKSTSSRELHENKRYKRLLEDQKSQEQKELELSLNKVEDILVPVAKDLQSYFKDESKLPIQKRKTSSLSKCPTCAQNYGFSFSHQLHMVKHRREKLDTNFPFHCSFCNRSFLTRKFLRKHQKRVRTYSTLLYRPFKCPHCTWRFQLKSALDAHVLRIHERRKPCLICKLLTSRLCCSAHTSKECNRAMQKYGDKMRPLREPPKGGSRKRTTPVCEICNRKFTRKFFLEEHMNKVHLNKRNFTCEICGANFYSQGTMQTHRKAVHLLVHTVKCEVCDLTIKSKGNYRRHCKSQSHKDNLVKFGKNNDNTKESNCRKGFSTISRATEEKLDIEASSSTNTDMTLESRSTPNYKKIGIKTKQTHSKNTPCRSKKRGKIKICQTCGNSIVGSMERHYRSIKHKLNLMAQAKMFKK from the coding sequence ATGTCTTGGCCTGGCAAACTGCTAGTTACTTACGAAAACTTTACAACCGATTTGCCAGTTCTTAGCATTGACAAGAAGCCATATGGATGCCCTGCTTCCTGCCactgcaagtgcaagtgctgTCGAGGATTCAGGGAGAAGTACGTGGCATTCAATGGGGAAGGAGACACCATATTTGGAACGGATTTCTCCAGCGAGTTATGCGAAGACGTTCAGAAAATTATGCGATTCCGAAGCTCGGATGTGCTGCTTTTGCTACGCACAGCACAATTACGCGCTAATTTCTGGACCAATGAGTATTTTAAGGCTGATTTACAAGATGATTTTCAAGCAATATTCGATGCCTTTGAAgacaaaaatcgaaaagtacAATTGGAAAAGATAGCCGCCATTCTGGATACAGTGAGCACCGGCTACAGACGTTCTGTTAGCCAACTGACAGGCCAGGAAGCACAAGGAGCTCTACGTCCCAAAATTGCAGCTTTATTCCTACCAGGACTACGCTGCGATTGTTACAAATGTGAGAATCTACCGTGGAAAAAGCTGCAGGACTTGGAGGATCACCAAAGGACCCATCGCTATTCAGACAACTTTCACTGCCAGATATGCTACAGACGATTCTACCTGCAGCACTCGTTAACCTCACACATAATCAGAAAATCCACAAGCTCGCGGGAACTTCACGAAAACAAGAGATATAAAAGACTACTGGAGGATCAGAAGTCACAGGAGCAGAAGGAACTGGAACTATCACTTAACAAGGTAGAGGATATATTGGTGCCAGTTGCCAAGGACCTGCAATCGTACTTCAAGGATGAATCGAAACTTCCAATccaaaaacgaaagacttCTAGCCTTAGCAAATGTCCAACCTGCGCTCAGAACTATGGCTTCTCCTTTAGCCACCAGCTGCACATGGTGAAGCACAGACGGGAAAAGCTAGATACGAACTTCCCATTCCACTGTTCCTTTTGCAACAGGTCGTTTCTCACCCGGAAATTCCTACGCAAGCACCAGAAGAGGGTTAGAACATACAGTACGCTGCTATATCGCCCCTTTAAGTGTCCTCACTGCACATGGAGATTCCAACTGAAGTCTGCCCTCGATGCCCATGTGCTGCGAATCCATGAACGCAGAAAACCCTGCCTAATATGCAAGCTACTAACCTCCCGTCTATGTTGTTCTGCTCATACCTCGAAGGAATGTAATAGGGCCATGCAAAAATATGGAGATAAAATGCGTCCGTTGAGAGAACCGCCAAAAGGAGGCAGCAGGAAGCGAACTACGCCAGTCTGCGAAATCTGCAATAGGAAGTTCACGAGAAAATTTTTCCTCGAGGAACACATGAACAAAGTTCATTTGAACAAGAGGAATTTCACCTGCGAAATCTGCGGAGCGAATTTCTACAGTCAGGGCACCATGCAAACCCACCGAAAAGCAGTGCATCTTTTAGTTCACACCGTCAAGTGTGAAGTTTGCGATCTGACCATTAAATCGAAGGGAAATTACCGAAGGCACTGCAAATCTCAAAGCCATAAGGACAATCTAGTAAAGTTCGGGAAAAACAATGATAATACAAAAGAAAGTAATTGCCGAAAAGGGTTTTCTACTATTTCAAGAGCCACCGAAGAAAAGCTTGATATTGAAGCAAGTTCGTCAACAAACACAGATATGACTTTAGAAAGTAGAAGTACGCCTAACTACAAAAAAATTGGCATAAAAACCAAGCAAACCCACTCGAAAAACACACCCTGCAGATCgaaaaaaagaggcaaaatTAAAATCTGTCAAACCTGCGGAAATTCAATTGTCGGAAGTATGGAAAGGCATTACAGATCCATTAAGCATAAACTGAATTTAATGGCACAagcaaaaatgttcaaaaaataa
- the LOC6734583 gene encoding U6 small nuclear RNA (adenine-(43)-N(6))-methyltransferase, translated as MVKTKGNQKIVGMHPRNVLRTQPDYTKMAIKYKDFREQCQLELNGKVSVNFRNEKTLRELTKMLLKEYYDLDVDFAPGSLVPTLALRLNYILWLEDLMEPLNLQDIRGIDIGCGSSCIYSLLGAKKNGWHMLALESKPQNIEYAMKNVKKNHLESLIEVYAQPDNTNIFKSYFEQDQQQLRYQFCLCNPPFFDSNLPNPLGGNTRNPERRPAPNNARTGSQEELTCVGGEVQFVQRIIDESLENKERVRIYTTMLGVKANVPRILDYLKELQVANVSTTEFHQGHTTRWAVAWSFHSEPLQQGTTLN; from the exons atggTAAAAACTAAGGGAAATCAAAAGATAGTCGGCATGCATCCACGTAATGTGTTACGCACGCAGCCCGACTACACCAAAATGgctataaaatataaagattTTCGAGAGCAGTGCCAGTTG gAGCTCAATGGCAAGGTTTCTGTTAACTTTCGCAATGAAAAGACCCTGCGTGAGTTGACCAAAATGCTATTGAAGGAATATTACGATTTAGATGTGGATTTTGCACCCGGAAGTTTGGTGCCCACATTAGCACTCCGTTTGAATTACATTTTGTGGTTGGAGGATCTAATGGAACCTCTGAATTTGCAGGACATACGTGGTATAGATATAG GTTGTGGCTCCTCCTGCATTTATTCACTGCTTGGAGCCAAGAAAAATGGTTGGCACATGCTGGCTCTGGAATCGAAACCGCAAAACATAGAATACGCCATGAAGAATGTAAAGAAAAACCACCTGGAAAGCCTTATAGAAGTCTATGCTCAACCAGACAACACGAACATCTTTAAGAGCTATTTTGAGCAGGATCAGCAACAGTTGCGGTATCAATTTTGCCTGTGCAATCCGCCCTTCTTCGACTCGAACTTACCAAATCCCTTAGGCGGAAATACCAGGAATCCAGAGAGACGACCAGCACCCAATAACGCCAGAACTGGAAGCCAGGAGGAACTCACCTGCGTGGGCGGCGAGGTACAGTTTGTGCAACGCATCATAGACGAGAGTCTGGAGAACAAGGAGCGCGTGCG AATCTACACCACGATGCTGGGCGTCAAGGCCAACGTTCCAAGAATACTGGATTACCTGAAGGAGCTGCAGGTGGCGAATGTCAGCACCACTGAATTCCATCAGGGACACACGACTCGGTGGGCGGTGGCCTGGAGCTTCCACTCGGAGCCGCTACAGCAGGGGACaacattaaattaa